One window from the genome of Canis lupus dingo isolate Sandy chromosome 15, ASM325472v2, whole genome shotgun sequence encodes:
- the MUTYH gene encoding adenine DNA glycosylase isoform X13, with translation MTERSGTCPGEGWQRVRWIWTGGRMLKWPTLQDLAGASLEEVNQLWAGLGYYSRGRRLQQGARKVVEELGGHVPHTAETLQRLLPGVGRYTAGAIASIAFGQATGVVDGNVIRVLCRVRAIGADSSSTLVSQHLWGLAQQLVDPARPGDFNQAAMELGALVCTPQHPHCSQCPVRSLCRAYQKVERGKLLASQSLPGSPDVEECASSTELCQLCAHPTEPWDQTLGVTNFPRKASRKPPREECSAICVLEQPRALGGPQILLVQRPSSGLLAGLWEFPSVTAEASGRCQREALLQELQSWAGPLPASHLQHLGQVVHTFSHIKLTYQVYGLALEGQTPVTIVPPGARWLTREEFHTAAISTAMKKVFRVYEGQQPGICKGSKRSQVSTPSSRKKPSPGQQLLDSFFRPLIPTDSSNLNSMAQ, from the exons ATGACCGAGAGAAGCGGGACCTGCCCTGGAGAAGGCTG gcagagggtgaggtgGATCTGGACAGGCGGGCGTATGCTG AAGTGGCCAACGCTGCAGGACCTAGCCGGTGCTTCCCTGGAG GAGGTGAACCAGCTCTGGGCTGGCCTGGGTTACTACTCTCGAGGCCGGCGGCTGCAGCAAGGAGCTCGGAAG GTGGTAGAGGAGCTAGGGGGCCATGTGCCACATACAGCAGAAACCCTGCAGCGGCTCCTGCCTGGCGTGGGGCGGTACACAGCAGGAGCCATTGCCTCCATTGCCTTTGGACAG GCAACCGGTGTGGTAGATGGGAACGTAATACGGGTGCTATGCCGTGTCCGAGCCATTGGTGCTGATTCCAGCAGCACCCTTGTCTCCCAGCATCTCTG GGGTTTAGCCCAGCAGCTGGTAGACCCAGCCCGGCCCGGGGATTTTAACCAGGCAGCCATGGAGCTGGGGGCCCTAGTGTGCACCCCACAGCACCCGCACTGCAGCCAGTGCCCTGTGCGGAGCCTGTGCCGGGCATACCAGAAG GTGGAACGGGGAAAGCTCTTAGCCTCCCAGAGCCTGCCAGGCAGCCCCGACGTGGAGGAGTGTG CTTCCAGCACCGAACTGTGCCAGCTGTGCGCGCATCCCACAGAGCCCTGGGACCAGACCCTGGGAGTGACCAACTTTCCCAGGAAGGCCAGCCGCAAGCCCCCCAGGGAGGAGTGCTCTGCCATTTGTGTTCTAGAGCAGCCCAGGGCCCTTGGGGGTCCTCAAATTCTGCTGGTGCAGAGGCCCAGTTCAG GTTTGCTGGCAGGACTGTGGGAGTTCCCATCAGTGACCGCAGAGGCCTCAGGGCGATGTCAGCGTGAGGCCCTGCTGCAGGAACTGCAGAGTTGGGCTgggcccctcccagcctcccacctCCAGCACCTTGGGCAG GTGGTCCACACCTTCTCTCACATCAAGCTGACATATCAAGTATACGGTCTGGCTCTGGAAGGACAGACCCCGGTGACCATTGTACCACCTGGCGCACGCTGGCTGACCCGGGAGGAGTTTCACACTGCAGCTATCTCCACCGCTATGAAAAAG GTGTTCCGTGTGTACGAGGGCCAACAGCCAGGGATCTGCAAG GGTTCCAAGAGATCCCAAGTGTCTACTCCATCCAGCCGGAAAAAGCCCAGCCCTGGCCAGCAACTCCTGGATAGTTTCTTTCGGCCTCTCATCCCTACGGATTCATCCAACCTCAACAGTATGGCCCAGTGA
- the MUTYH gene encoding adenine DNA glycosylase isoform X12, with product MTERSGTCPGEGWQRVRWIWTGGRMLKWPTLQDLAGASLEEVNQLWAGLGYYSRGRRLQQGARKVVEELGGHVPHTAETLQRLLPGVGRYTAGAIASIAFGQATGVVDGNVIRVLCRVRAIGADSSSTLVSQHLWGLAQQLVDPARPGDFNQAAMELGALVCTPQHPHCSQCPVRSLCRAYQKVERGKLLASQSLPGSPDVEECASSTELCQLCAHPTEPWDQTLGVTNFPRKASRKPPREECSAICVLEQPRALGGPQILLVQRPSSGLLAGLWEFPSVTAEASGRCQREALLQELQSWAGPLPASHLQHLGQACFSPLTFLQVVHTFSHIKLTYQVYGLALEGQTPVTIVPPGARWLTREEFHTAAISTAMKKVFRVYEGQQPGICKGSKRSQVSTPSSRKKPSPGQQLLDSFFRPLIPTDSSNLNSMAQ from the exons ATGACCGAGAGAAGCGGGACCTGCCCTGGAGAAGGCTG gcagagggtgaggtgGATCTGGACAGGCGGGCGTATGCTG AAGTGGCCAACGCTGCAGGACCTAGCCGGTGCTTCCCTGGAG GAGGTGAACCAGCTCTGGGCTGGCCTGGGTTACTACTCTCGAGGCCGGCGGCTGCAGCAAGGAGCTCGGAAG GTGGTAGAGGAGCTAGGGGGCCATGTGCCACATACAGCAGAAACCCTGCAGCGGCTCCTGCCTGGCGTGGGGCGGTACACAGCAGGAGCCATTGCCTCCATTGCCTTTGGACAG GCAACCGGTGTGGTAGATGGGAACGTAATACGGGTGCTATGCCGTGTCCGAGCCATTGGTGCTGATTCCAGCAGCACCCTTGTCTCCCAGCATCTCTG GGGTTTAGCCCAGCAGCTGGTAGACCCAGCCCGGCCCGGGGATTTTAACCAGGCAGCCATGGAGCTGGGGGCCCTAGTGTGCACCCCACAGCACCCGCACTGCAGCCAGTGCCCTGTGCGGAGCCTGTGCCGGGCATACCAGAAG GTGGAACGGGGAAAGCTCTTAGCCTCCCAGAGCCTGCCAGGCAGCCCCGACGTGGAGGAGTGTG CTTCCAGCACCGAACTGTGCCAGCTGTGCGCGCATCCCACAGAGCCCTGGGACCAGACCCTGGGAGTGACCAACTTTCCCAGGAAGGCCAGCCGCAAGCCCCCCAGGGAGGAGTGCTCTGCCATTTGTGTTCTAGAGCAGCCCAGGGCCCTTGGGGGTCCTCAAATTCTGCTGGTGCAGAGGCCCAGTTCAG GTTTGCTGGCAGGACTGTGGGAGTTCCCATCAGTGACCGCAGAGGCCTCAGGGCGATGTCAGCGTGAGGCCCTGCTGCAGGAACTGCAGAGTTGGGCTgggcccctcccagcctcccacctCCAGCACCTTGGGCAG GCCTGTTTCAGCCCCTTGACCTTCCTCCAGGTGGTCCACACCTTCTCTCACATCAAGCTGACATATCAAGTATACGGTCTGGCTCTGGAAGGACAGACCCCGGTGACCATTGTACCACCTGGCGCACGCTGGCTGACCCGGGAGGAGTTTCACACTGCAGCTATCTCCACCGCTATGAAAAAG GTGTTCCGTGTGTACGAGGGCCAACAGCCAGGGATCTGCAAG GGTTCCAAGAGATCCCAAGTGTCTACTCCATCCAGCCGGAAAAAGCCCAGCCCTGGCCAGCAACTCCTGGATAGTTTCTTTCGGCCTCTCATCCCTACGGATTCATCCAACCTCAACAGTATGGCCCAGTGA
- the MUTYH gene encoding adenine DNA glycosylase isoform X9: MKKPQAAVRSRLRKQASRQEGSEKRVLSSSQVKPSTAAGLAKRQEVAWQASVSSYHLFRDTAEVMAFRENLLNWYDREKRDLPWRRLAEGEVDLDRRAYAVWVSEVMLQQTQVATVIDYYTRWMQKWPTLQDLAGASLEEVNQLWAGLGYYSRGRRLQQGARKVVEELGGHVPHTAETLQRLLPGVGRYTAGAIASIAFGQATGVVDGNVIRVLCRVRAIGADSSSTLVSQHLWGLAQQLVDPARPGDFNQAAMELGALVCTPQHPHCSQCPVRSLCRAYQKVERGKLLASQSLPGSPDVEECASSTELCQLCAHPTEPWDQTLGVTNFPRKASRKPPREECSAICVLEQPRALGGPQILLVQRPSSGLLAGLWEFPSVTAEASGRCQREALLQELQSWAGPLPASHLQHLGQACFSPLTFLQVVHTFSHIKLTYQVYGLALEGQTPVTIVPPGARWLTREEFHTAAISTAMKKVFRVYEGQQPGICKGSKRSQVSTPSSRKKPSPGQQLLDSFFRPLIPTDSSNLNSMAQ; this comes from the exons ATGAAGAAGCCACAAGCAGCTGTGAGAAGTCGTCTTAGGAAGCAGGCATCCAGGCAGGAGGGAAGTGAGAAGCGTGTCCTCAGCAGCAGCCAGGTCAAGCCTTCTACCGCTGCAG GCTTGGCCAAGCGGCAGGAGGTGGCATGGCAGGCCTCTGTCTCCTCATACCATCTGTTCAGAGACACAGCCGAGGTCATGGCCTTTCGGGAGAACCTACTGAACTGGTATGACCGAGAGAAGCGGGACCTGCCCTGGAGAAGGCTG gcagagggtgaggtgGATCTGGACAGGCGGGCGTATGCTG TGTGGGTCTCAGAGGTCATGCTGCAGCAGACCCAGGTCGCAACGGTGATCGACTATTATACTCGATGGATGCAG AAGTGGCCAACGCTGCAGGACCTAGCCGGTGCTTCCCTGGAG GAGGTGAACCAGCTCTGGGCTGGCCTGGGTTACTACTCTCGAGGCCGGCGGCTGCAGCAAGGAGCTCGGAAG GTGGTAGAGGAGCTAGGGGGCCATGTGCCACATACAGCAGAAACCCTGCAGCGGCTCCTGCCTGGCGTGGGGCGGTACACAGCAGGAGCCATTGCCTCCATTGCCTTTGGACAG GCAACCGGTGTGGTAGATGGGAACGTAATACGGGTGCTATGCCGTGTCCGAGCCATTGGTGCTGATTCCAGCAGCACCCTTGTCTCCCAGCATCTCTG GGGTTTAGCCCAGCAGCTGGTAGACCCAGCCCGGCCCGGGGATTTTAACCAGGCAGCCATGGAGCTGGGGGCCCTAGTGTGCACCCCACAGCACCCGCACTGCAGCCAGTGCCCTGTGCGGAGCCTGTGCCGGGCATACCAGAAG GTGGAACGGGGAAAGCTCTTAGCCTCCCAGAGCCTGCCAGGCAGCCCCGACGTGGAGGAGTGTG CTTCCAGCACCGAACTGTGCCAGCTGTGCGCGCATCCCACAGAGCCCTGGGACCAGACCCTGGGAGTGACCAACTTTCCCAGGAAGGCCAGCCGCAAGCCCCCCAGGGAGGAGTGCTCTGCCATTTGTGTTCTAGAGCAGCCCAGGGCCCTTGGGGGTCCTCAAATTCTGCTGGTGCAGAGGCCCAGTTCAG GTTTGCTGGCAGGACTGTGGGAGTTCCCATCAGTGACCGCAGAGGCCTCAGGGCGATGTCAGCGTGAGGCCCTGCTGCAGGAACTGCAGAGTTGGGCTgggcccctcccagcctcccacctCCAGCACCTTGGGCAG GCCTGTTTCAGCCCCTTGACCTTCCTCCAGGTGGTCCACACCTTCTCTCACATCAAGCTGACATATCAAGTATACGGTCTGGCTCTGGAAGGACAGACCCCGGTGACCATTGTACCACCTGGCGCACGCTGGCTGACCCGGGAGGAGTTTCACACTGCAGCTATCTCCACCGCTATGAAAAAG GTGTTCCGTGTGTACGAGGGCCAACAGCCAGGGATCTGCAAG GGTTCCAAGAGATCCCAAGTGTCTACTCCATCCAGCCGGAAAAAGCCCAGCCCTGGCCAGCAACTCCTGGATAGTTTCTTTCGGCCTCTCATCCCTACGGATTCATCCAACCTCAACAGTATGGCCCAGTGA
- the MUTYH gene encoding adenine DNA glycosylase isoform X10 yields MKKPQAAVRSRLRKQASRQEGSEKRVLSSSQVKPSTAAGLAKRQEVAWQASVSSYHLFRDTAEVMAFRENLLNWYDREKRDLPWRRLAEGEVDLDRRAYAVWVSEVMLQQTQVATVIDYYTRWMQKWPTLQDLAGASLEEVNQLWAGLGYYSRGRRLQQGARKVVEELGGHVPHTAETLQRLLPGVGRYTAGAIASIAFGQATGVVDGNVIRVLCRVRAIGADSSSTLVSQHLWGLAQQLVDPARPGDFNQAAMELGALVCTPQHPHCSQCPVRSLCRAYQKVERGKLLASQSLPGSPDVEECASSTELCQLCAHPTEPWDQTLGVTNFPRKASRKPPREECSAICVLEQPRALGGPQILLVQRPSSGLLAGLWEFPSVTAEASGRCQREALLQELQSWAGPLPASHLQHLGQVVHTFSHIKLTYQVYGLALEGQTPVTIVPPGARWLTREEFHTAAISTAMKKVFRVYEGQQPGICKGSKRSQVSTPSSRKKPSPGQQLLDSFFRPLIPTDSSNLNSMAQ; encoded by the exons ATGAAGAAGCCACAAGCAGCTGTGAGAAGTCGTCTTAGGAAGCAGGCATCCAGGCAGGAGGGAAGTGAGAAGCGTGTCCTCAGCAGCAGCCAGGTCAAGCCTTCTACCGCTGCAG GCTTGGCCAAGCGGCAGGAGGTGGCATGGCAGGCCTCTGTCTCCTCATACCATCTGTTCAGAGACACAGCCGAGGTCATGGCCTTTCGGGAGAACCTACTGAACTGGTATGACCGAGAGAAGCGGGACCTGCCCTGGAGAAGGCTG gcagagggtgaggtgGATCTGGACAGGCGGGCGTATGCTG TGTGGGTCTCAGAGGTCATGCTGCAGCAGACCCAGGTCGCAACGGTGATCGACTATTATACTCGATGGATGCAG AAGTGGCCAACGCTGCAGGACCTAGCCGGTGCTTCCCTGGAG GAGGTGAACCAGCTCTGGGCTGGCCTGGGTTACTACTCTCGAGGCCGGCGGCTGCAGCAAGGAGCTCGGAAG GTGGTAGAGGAGCTAGGGGGCCATGTGCCACATACAGCAGAAACCCTGCAGCGGCTCCTGCCTGGCGTGGGGCGGTACACAGCAGGAGCCATTGCCTCCATTGCCTTTGGACAG GCAACCGGTGTGGTAGATGGGAACGTAATACGGGTGCTATGCCGTGTCCGAGCCATTGGTGCTGATTCCAGCAGCACCCTTGTCTCCCAGCATCTCTG GGGTTTAGCCCAGCAGCTGGTAGACCCAGCCCGGCCCGGGGATTTTAACCAGGCAGCCATGGAGCTGGGGGCCCTAGTGTGCACCCCACAGCACCCGCACTGCAGCCAGTGCCCTGTGCGGAGCCTGTGCCGGGCATACCAGAAG GTGGAACGGGGAAAGCTCTTAGCCTCCCAGAGCCTGCCAGGCAGCCCCGACGTGGAGGAGTGTG CTTCCAGCACCGAACTGTGCCAGCTGTGCGCGCATCCCACAGAGCCCTGGGACCAGACCCTGGGAGTGACCAACTTTCCCAGGAAGGCCAGCCGCAAGCCCCCCAGGGAGGAGTGCTCTGCCATTTGTGTTCTAGAGCAGCCCAGGGCCCTTGGGGGTCCTCAAATTCTGCTGGTGCAGAGGCCCAGTTCAG GTTTGCTGGCAGGACTGTGGGAGTTCCCATCAGTGACCGCAGAGGCCTCAGGGCGATGTCAGCGTGAGGCCCTGCTGCAGGAACTGCAGAGTTGGGCTgggcccctcccagcctcccacctCCAGCACCTTGGGCAG GTGGTCCACACCTTCTCTCACATCAAGCTGACATATCAAGTATACGGTCTGGCTCTGGAAGGACAGACCCCGGTGACCATTGTACCACCTGGCGCACGCTGGCTGACCCGGGAGGAGTTTCACACTGCAGCTATCTCCACCGCTATGAAAAAG GTGTTCCGTGTGTACGAGGGCCAACAGCCAGGGATCTGCAAG GGTTCCAAGAGATCCCAAGTGTCTACTCCATCCAGCCGGAAAAAGCCCAGCCCTGGCCAGCAACTCCTGGATAGTTTCTTTCGGCCTCTCATCCCTACGGATTCATCCAACCTCAACAGTATGGCCCAGTGA
- the MUTYH gene encoding adenine DNA glycosylase isoform X8, whose protein sequence is MKKPQAAVRSRLRKQASRQEGSEKRVLSSSQVKPSTAAAGLAKRQEVAWQASVSSYHLFRDTAEVMAFRENLLNWYDREKRDLPWRRLAEGEVDLDRRAYAVWVSEVMLQQTQVATVIDYYTRWMQKWPTLQDLAGASLEEVNQLWAGLGYYSRGRRLQQGARKVVEELGGHVPHTAETLQRLLPGVGRYTAGAIASIAFGQATGVVDGNVIRVLCRVRAIGADSSSTLVSQHLWGLAQQLVDPARPGDFNQAAMELGALVCTPQHPHCSQCPVRSLCRAYQKVERGKLLASQSLPGSPDVEECASSTELCQLCAHPTEPWDQTLGVTNFPRKASRKPPREECSAICVLEQPRALGGPQILLVQRPSSGLLAGLWEFPSVTAEASGRCQREALLQELQSWAGPLPASHLQHLGQACFSPLTFLQVVHTFSHIKLTYQVYGLALEGQTPVTIVPPGARWLTREEFHTAAISTAMKKVFRVYEGQQPGICKGSKRSQVSTPSSRKKPSPGQQLLDSFFRPLIPTDSSNLNSMAQ, encoded by the exons ATGAAGAAGCCACAAGCAGCTGTGAGAAGTCGTCTTAGGAAGCAGGCATCCAGGCAGGAGGGAAGTGAGAAGCGTGTCCTCAGCAGCAGCCAGGTCAAGCCTTCTACCGCTGCAG CAGGCTTGGCCAAGCGGCAGGAGGTGGCATGGCAGGCCTCTGTCTCCTCATACCATCTGTTCAGAGACACAGCCGAGGTCATGGCCTTTCGGGAGAACCTACTGAACTGGTATGACCGAGAGAAGCGGGACCTGCCCTGGAGAAGGCTG gcagagggtgaggtgGATCTGGACAGGCGGGCGTATGCTG TGTGGGTCTCAGAGGTCATGCTGCAGCAGACCCAGGTCGCAACGGTGATCGACTATTATACTCGATGGATGCAG AAGTGGCCAACGCTGCAGGACCTAGCCGGTGCTTCCCTGGAG GAGGTGAACCAGCTCTGGGCTGGCCTGGGTTACTACTCTCGAGGCCGGCGGCTGCAGCAAGGAGCTCGGAAG GTGGTAGAGGAGCTAGGGGGCCATGTGCCACATACAGCAGAAACCCTGCAGCGGCTCCTGCCTGGCGTGGGGCGGTACACAGCAGGAGCCATTGCCTCCATTGCCTTTGGACAG GCAACCGGTGTGGTAGATGGGAACGTAATACGGGTGCTATGCCGTGTCCGAGCCATTGGTGCTGATTCCAGCAGCACCCTTGTCTCCCAGCATCTCTG GGGTTTAGCCCAGCAGCTGGTAGACCCAGCCCGGCCCGGGGATTTTAACCAGGCAGCCATGGAGCTGGGGGCCCTAGTGTGCACCCCACAGCACCCGCACTGCAGCCAGTGCCCTGTGCGGAGCCTGTGCCGGGCATACCAGAAG GTGGAACGGGGAAAGCTCTTAGCCTCCCAGAGCCTGCCAGGCAGCCCCGACGTGGAGGAGTGTG CTTCCAGCACCGAACTGTGCCAGCTGTGCGCGCATCCCACAGAGCCCTGGGACCAGACCCTGGGAGTGACCAACTTTCCCAGGAAGGCCAGCCGCAAGCCCCCCAGGGAGGAGTGCTCTGCCATTTGTGTTCTAGAGCAGCCCAGGGCCCTTGGGGGTCCTCAAATTCTGCTGGTGCAGAGGCCCAGTTCAG GTTTGCTGGCAGGACTGTGGGAGTTCCCATCAGTGACCGCAGAGGCCTCAGGGCGATGTCAGCGTGAGGCCCTGCTGCAGGAACTGCAGAGTTGGGCTgggcccctcccagcctcccacctCCAGCACCTTGGGCAG GCCTGTTTCAGCCCCTTGACCTTCCTCCAGGTGGTCCACACCTTCTCTCACATCAAGCTGACATATCAAGTATACGGTCTGGCTCTGGAAGGACAGACCCCGGTGACCATTGTACCACCTGGCGCACGCTGGCTGACCCGGGAGGAGTTTCACACTGCAGCTATCTCCACCGCTATGAAAAAG GTGTTCCGTGTGTACGAGGGCCAACAGCCAGGGATCTGCAAG GGTTCCAAGAGATCCCAAGTGTCTACTCCATCCAGCCGGAAAAAGCCCAGCCCTGGCCAGCAACTCCTGGATAGTTTCTTTCGGCCTCTCATCCCTACGGATTCATCCAACCTCAACAGTATGGCCCAGTGA
- the MUTYH gene encoding adenine DNA glycosylase isoform X11: MAFRENLLNWYDREKRDLPWRRLAEGEVDLDRRAYAVWVSEVMLQQTQVATVIDYYTRWMQKWPTLQDLAGASLEEVNQLWAGLGYYSRGRRLQQGARKVVEELGGHVPHTAETLQRLLPGVGRYTAGAIASIAFGQATGVVDGNVIRVLCRVRAIGADSSSTLVSQHLWGLAQQLVDPARPGDFNQAAMELGALVCTPQHPHCSQCPVRSLCRAYQKVERGKLLASQSLPGSPDVEECASSTELCQLCAHPTEPWDQTLGVTNFPRKASRKPPREECSAICVLEQPRALGGPQILLVQRPSSGLLAGLWEFPSVTAEASGRCQREALLQELQSWAGPLPASHLQHLGQACFSPLTFLQVVHTFSHIKLTYQVYGLALEGQTPVTIVPPGARWLTREEFHTAAISTAMKKVFRVYEGQQPGICKGSKRSQVSTPSSRKKPSPGQQLLDSFFRPLIPTDSSNLNSMAQ, from the exons ATGGCCTTTCGGGAGAACCTACTGAACTGGTATGACCGAGAGAAGCGGGACCTGCCCTGGAGAAGGCTG gcagagggtgaggtgGATCTGGACAGGCGGGCGTATGCTG TGTGGGTCTCAGAGGTCATGCTGCAGCAGACCCAGGTCGCAACGGTGATCGACTATTATACTCGATGGATGCAG AAGTGGCCAACGCTGCAGGACCTAGCCGGTGCTTCCCTGGAG GAGGTGAACCAGCTCTGGGCTGGCCTGGGTTACTACTCTCGAGGCCGGCGGCTGCAGCAAGGAGCTCGGAAG GTGGTAGAGGAGCTAGGGGGCCATGTGCCACATACAGCAGAAACCCTGCAGCGGCTCCTGCCTGGCGTGGGGCGGTACACAGCAGGAGCCATTGCCTCCATTGCCTTTGGACAG GCAACCGGTGTGGTAGATGGGAACGTAATACGGGTGCTATGCCGTGTCCGAGCCATTGGTGCTGATTCCAGCAGCACCCTTGTCTCCCAGCATCTCTG GGGTTTAGCCCAGCAGCTGGTAGACCCAGCCCGGCCCGGGGATTTTAACCAGGCAGCCATGGAGCTGGGGGCCCTAGTGTGCACCCCACAGCACCCGCACTGCAGCCAGTGCCCTGTGCGGAGCCTGTGCCGGGCATACCAGAAG GTGGAACGGGGAAAGCTCTTAGCCTCCCAGAGCCTGCCAGGCAGCCCCGACGTGGAGGAGTGTG CTTCCAGCACCGAACTGTGCCAGCTGTGCGCGCATCCCACAGAGCCCTGGGACCAGACCCTGGGAGTGACCAACTTTCCCAGGAAGGCCAGCCGCAAGCCCCCCAGGGAGGAGTGCTCTGCCATTTGTGTTCTAGAGCAGCCCAGGGCCCTTGGGGGTCCTCAAATTCTGCTGGTGCAGAGGCCCAGTTCAG GTTTGCTGGCAGGACTGTGGGAGTTCCCATCAGTGACCGCAGAGGCCTCAGGGCGATGTCAGCGTGAGGCCCTGCTGCAGGAACTGCAGAGTTGGGCTgggcccctcccagcctcccacctCCAGCACCTTGGGCAG GCCTGTTTCAGCCCCTTGACCTTCCTCCAGGTGGTCCACACCTTCTCTCACATCAAGCTGACATATCAAGTATACGGTCTGGCTCTGGAAGGACAGACCCCGGTGACCATTGTACCACCTGGCGCACGCTGGCTGACCCGGGAGGAGTTTCACACTGCAGCTATCTCCACCGCTATGAAAAAG GTGTTCCGTGTGTACGAGGGCCAACAGCCAGGGATCTGCAAG GGTTCCAAGAGATCCCAAGTGTCTACTCCATCCAGCCGGAAAAAGCCCAGCCCTGGCCAGCAACTCCTGGATAGTTTCTTTCGGCCTCTCATCCCTACGGATTCATCCAACCTCAACAGTATGGCCCAGTGA
- the MUTYH gene encoding adenine DNA glycosylase isoform X6, giving the protein MLILVPLKSLAETQPEWSYLSVQPAKSKLLSLWRAIMKKPQAAVRSRLRKQASRQEGSEKRVLSSSQVKPSTAAGLAKRQEVAWQASVSSYHLFRDTAEVMAFRENLLNWYDREKRDLPWRRLAEGEVDLDRRAYAVWVSEVMLQQTQVATVIDYYTRWMQKWPTLQDLAGASLEEVNQLWAGLGYYSRGRRLQQGARKVVEELGGHVPHTAETLQRLLPGVGRYTAGAIASIAFGQATGVVDGNVIRVLCRVRAIGADSSSTLVSQHLWGLAQQLVDPARPGDFNQAAMELGALVCTPQHPHCSQCPVRSLCRAYQKVERGKLLASQSLPGSPDVEECASSTELCQLCAHPTEPWDQTLGVTNFPRKASRKPPREECSAICVLEQPRALGGPQILLVQRPSSGLLAGLWEFPSVTAEASGRCQREALLQELQSWAGPLPASHLQHLGQVVHTFSHIKLTYQVYGLALEGQTPVTIVPPGARWLTREEFHTAAISTAMKKVFRVYEGQQPGICKGSKRSQVSTPSSRKKPSPGQQLLDSFFRPLIPTDSSNLNSMAQ; this is encoded by the exons ATGCTAATATTGGTCCCTCTGAAGTCACTTGCAGAAACTCAGCCCGAATGGTCCTACCTCAGTGTGCAGCCGGCCAAGAGCAAACTCCTGAGCCTCTGGAGA GCCATCATGAAGAAGCCACAAGCAGCTGTGAGAAGTCGTCTTAGGAAGCAGGCATCCAGGCAGGAGGGAAGTGAGAAGCGTGTCCTCAGCAGCAGCCAGGTCAAGCCTTCTACCGCTGCAG GCTTGGCCAAGCGGCAGGAGGTGGCATGGCAGGCCTCTGTCTCCTCATACCATCTGTTCAGAGACACAGCCGAGGTCATGGCCTTTCGGGAGAACCTACTGAACTGGTATGACCGAGAGAAGCGGGACCTGCCCTGGAGAAGGCTG gcagagggtgaggtgGATCTGGACAGGCGGGCGTATGCTG TGTGGGTCTCAGAGGTCATGCTGCAGCAGACCCAGGTCGCAACGGTGATCGACTATTATACTCGATGGATGCAG AAGTGGCCAACGCTGCAGGACCTAGCCGGTGCTTCCCTGGAG GAGGTGAACCAGCTCTGGGCTGGCCTGGGTTACTACTCTCGAGGCCGGCGGCTGCAGCAAGGAGCTCGGAAG GTGGTAGAGGAGCTAGGGGGCCATGTGCCACATACAGCAGAAACCCTGCAGCGGCTCCTGCCTGGCGTGGGGCGGTACACAGCAGGAGCCATTGCCTCCATTGCCTTTGGACAG GCAACCGGTGTGGTAGATGGGAACGTAATACGGGTGCTATGCCGTGTCCGAGCCATTGGTGCTGATTCCAGCAGCACCCTTGTCTCCCAGCATCTCTG GGGTTTAGCCCAGCAGCTGGTAGACCCAGCCCGGCCCGGGGATTTTAACCAGGCAGCCATGGAGCTGGGGGCCCTAGTGTGCACCCCACAGCACCCGCACTGCAGCCAGTGCCCTGTGCGGAGCCTGTGCCGGGCATACCAGAAG GTGGAACGGGGAAAGCTCTTAGCCTCCCAGAGCCTGCCAGGCAGCCCCGACGTGGAGGAGTGTG CTTCCAGCACCGAACTGTGCCAGCTGTGCGCGCATCCCACAGAGCCCTGGGACCAGACCCTGGGAGTGACCAACTTTCCCAGGAAGGCCAGCCGCAAGCCCCCCAGGGAGGAGTGCTCTGCCATTTGTGTTCTAGAGCAGCCCAGGGCCCTTGGGGGTCCTCAAATTCTGCTGGTGCAGAGGCCCAGTTCAG GTTTGCTGGCAGGACTGTGGGAGTTCCCATCAGTGACCGCAGAGGCCTCAGGGCGATGTCAGCGTGAGGCCCTGCTGCAGGAACTGCAGAGTTGGGCTgggcccctcccagcctcccacctCCAGCACCTTGGGCAG GTGGTCCACACCTTCTCTCACATCAAGCTGACATATCAAGTATACGGTCTGGCTCTGGAAGGACAGACCCCGGTGACCATTGTACCACCTGGCGCACGCTGGCTGACCCGGGAGGAGTTTCACACTGCAGCTATCTCCACCGCTATGAAAAAG GTGTTCCGTGTGTACGAGGGCCAACAGCCAGGGATCTGCAAG GGTTCCAAGAGATCCCAAGTGTCTACTCCATCCAGCCGGAAAAAGCCCAGCCCTGGCCAGCAACTCCTGGATAGTTTCTTTCGGCCTCTCATCCCTACGGATTCATCCAACCTCAACAGTATGGCCCAGTGA